In Triticum urartu cultivar G1812 chromosome 6, Tu2.1, whole genome shotgun sequence, the following proteins share a genomic window:
- the LOC125514274 gene encoding uncharacterized methyltransferase At1g78140, chloroplastic-like isoform X2 — translation MAAVRSAAISAAAVVAPRGFGRRRRLVPCLAAPARGASGVTASASGKMLPRSALHASASTTGAPDSDEAAAESLVEAELSKLACPICYYPLVSSIDHQSAPSKSDSSLECSTCKKLYSKDDYWDLTVAVGSTEYSETMPAATELFRTQLVSFLYERGWRQNFIWGGFPGLEKEFEMAKDYLKPKSGGIIIDASCGSGLFSRLFVKSELYCLVVALDFSENMLKQCKEFIKQENISDERLVLVRADISRLPLVSGSIDALHAGAAIHCWPSPACAVAEISRVLRPGGVFVGSTFIADVLPPVIPLLRIGRPYIDQITGNNTFLSELELEDLCSACGLVNFTFVRNGFYIMFSATKAS, via the exons ATGGCGGCAGTCCGAAGCGCAGCCATCTCCGCTGCCGCAGTCGTTGCGCCGCGCGGCTTTGGCAGGCGCCGTCGTCTTGTCCCCTGCCTCGCGGCGCCTGCACGAGGCGCATCAGGAGTCACCGCCTCCGCTTCCGGGAAGATGCTCCCGCGCTCTGCCCTACATGCTAGCGCCTCCACCACCGGGGCGCCCGACTCCGACGAGGCCGCTGCG GAATCTTTGGTGGAGGCGGAGCTGAGCAAACTCGCCTGCCCAATCTGCTATTACCCGCTCGTAAGCTCGATAGATCATCAGTCAGC GCCATCCAAATCCGATTCTAGCCTTGAATGTTCTACCTGCAAGAAATTGTACTCTAAGGATGATTACTGGGATCTGACTGTGGCAGTTGGTTCTACTGAGTACTCCGAGACCATGCCTGCTGCAACTGAGCTTTTCAG GACCCAACTGGTATCATTTCTTTATGAGAGAGGATGGCGCCAAAATTTCATATGGGGTGGTTTCCCAGGCTTAGAGAAAGAG TTTGAGATGGCTAAGGATTATTTGAAGCCAAAAAGTGGAGGGATTATAATTGATGCAAGCTGTGGAAGTGGGTTATTTTCAAGATTATTTGTTAAAAGCGAACTATATTGCCTTGTTGTGGCACTAGATTTCTCAGAGAATATGTTGAAGCAATGCAAGGAATTCATCAAGCAGGAAAACATTTCAGACGA ACGCTTAGTATTGGTGAGAGCTGATATATCTAGGCTTCCTCTTGTGAGTGGCTCAATTGATGCTCTGCATGCAGGTGCTGCAATTCATTGTTGGCCATCCCCAGCTTGTGCT GTTGCAGAAATCAGTCGAGTCCTTCGCCCTGGGGGTGTTTTTGTTGGTTCTACTTTCATAGCAGATGTTCTTCCACCAGTAATCCCATTACTGAGGATTGGACGCCCG TACATTGATCAAATCACAGGCAATAATACCTTCTTATCAGAGCTGGAGCTTGAAGATCTTTGTAGTGCATGTGGGCTGGTTAATTTTACATTTGTCAGAAATGGATTCTATATAATGTTCTCTGCTACTAAAGCAAGCTAA
- the LOC125514274 gene encoding uncharacterized methyltransferase At1g78140, chloroplastic-like isoform X1: protein MAAVRSAAISAAAVVAPRGFGRRRRLVPCLAAPARGASGVTASASGKMLPRSALHASASTTGAPDSDEAAAFLVQESLVEAELSKLACPICYYPLVSSIDHQSAPSKSDSSLECSTCKKLYSKDDYWDLTVAVGSTEYSETMPAATELFRTQLVSFLYERGWRQNFIWGGFPGLEKEFEMAKDYLKPKSGGIIIDASCGSGLFSRLFVKSELYCLVVALDFSENMLKQCKEFIKQENISDERLVLVRADISRLPLVSGSIDALHAGAAIHCWPSPACAVAEISRVLRPGGVFVGSTFIADVLPPVIPLLRIGRPYIDQITGNNTFLSELELEDLCSACGLVNFTFVRNGFYIMFSATKAS, encoded by the exons ATGGCGGCAGTCCGAAGCGCAGCCATCTCCGCTGCCGCAGTCGTTGCGCCGCGCGGCTTTGGCAGGCGCCGTCGTCTTGTCCCCTGCCTCGCGGCGCCTGCACGAGGCGCATCAGGAGTCACCGCCTCCGCTTCCGGGAAGATGCTCCCGCGCTCTGCCCTACATGCTAGCGCCTCCACCACCGGGGCGCCCGACTCCGACGAGGCCGCTGCG TTCCTTGTGCAGGAATCTTTGGTGGAGGCGGAGCTGAGCAAACTCGCCTGCCCAATCTGCTATTACCCGCTCGTAAGCTCGATAGATCATCAGTCAGC GCCATCCAAATCCGATTCTAGCCTTGAATGTTCTACCTGCAAGAAATTGTACTCTAAGGATGATTACTGGGATCTGACTGTGGCAGTTGGTTCTACTGAGTACTCCGAGACCATGCCTGCTGCAACTGAGCTTTTCAG GACCCAACTGGTATCATTTCTTTATGAGAGAGGATGGCGCCAAAATTTCATATGGGGTGGTTTCCCAGGCTTAGAGAAAGAG TTTGAGATGGCTAAGGATTATTTGAAGCCAAAAAGTGGAGGGATTATAATTGATGCAAGCTGTGGAAGTGGGTTATTTTCAAGATTATTTGTTAAAAGCGAACTATATTGCCTTGTTGTGGCACTAGATTTCTCAGAGAATATGTTGAAGCAATGCAAGGAATTCATCAAGCAGGAAAACATTTCAGACGA ACGCTTAGTATTGGTGAGAGCTGATATATCTAGGCTTCCTCTTGTGAGTGGCTCAATTGATGCTCTGCATGCAGGTGCTGCAATTCATTGTTGGCCATCCCCAGCTTGTGCT GTTGCAGAAATCAGTCGAGTCCTTCGCCCTGGGGGTGTTTTTGTTGGTTCTACTTTCATAGCAGATGTTCTTCCACCAGTAATCCCATTACTGAGGATTGGACGCCCG TACATTGATCAAATCACAGGCAATAATACCTTCTTATCAGAGCTGGAGCTTGAAGATCTTTGTAGTGCATGTGGGCTGGTTAATTTTACATTTGTCAGAAATGGATTCTATATAATGTTCTCTGCTACTAAAGCAAGCTAA
- the LOC125514274 gene encoding uncharacterized methyltransferase At1g78140, chloroplastic-like isoform X3: protein MAAVRSAAISAAAVVAPRGFGRRRRLVPCLAAPARGASGVTASASGKMLPRSALHASASTTGAPDSDEAAAFLVQESLVEAELSKLACPICYYPLVSSIDHQSAPSKSDSSLECSTCKKLYSKDDYWDLTVAVGSTEYSETMPAATELFRTQLVSFLYERGWRQNFIWGGFPGLEKEFEMAKDYLKPKSGGIIIDASCGSGLFSRLFVKSELYCLVVALDFSENMLKQCKEFIKQENISDECCNSLLAIPSLCCCRNQSSPSPWGCFCWFYFHSRCSSTSNPITEDWTPVH, encoded by the exons ATGGCGGCAGTCCGAAGCGCAGCCATCTCCGCTGCCGCAGTCGTTGCGCCGCGCGGCTTTGGCAGGCGCCGTCGTCTTGTCCCCTGCCTCGCGGCGCCTGCACGAGGCGCATCAGGAGTCACCGCCTCCGCTTCCGGGAAGATGCTCCCGCGCTCTGCCCTACATGCTAGCGCCTCCACCACCGGGGCGCCCGACTCCGACGAGGCCGCTGCG TTCCTTGTGCAGGAATCTTTGGTGGAGGCGGAGCTGAGCAAACTCGCCTGCCCAATCTGCTATTACCCGCTCGTAAGCTCGATAGATCATCAGTCAGC GCCATCCAAATCCGATTCTAGCCTTGAATGTTCTACCTGCAAGAAATTGTACTCTAAGGATGATTACTGGGATCTGACTGTGGCAGTTGGTTCTACTGAGTACTCCGAGACCATGCCTGCTGCAACTGAGCTTTTCAG GACCCAACTGGTATCATTTCTTTATGAGAGAGGATGGCGCCAAAATTTCATATGGGGTGGTTTCCCAGGCTTAGAGAAAGAG TTTGAGATGGCTAAGGATTATTTGAAGCCAAAAAGTGGAGGGATTATAATTGATGCAAGCTGTGGAAGTGGGTTATTTTCAAGATTATTTGTTAAAAGCGAACTATATTGCCTTGTTGTGGCACTAGATTTCTCAGAGAATATGTTGAAGCAATGCAAGGAATTCATCAAGCAGGAAAACATTTCAGACGA GTGCTGCAATTCATTGTTGGCCATCCCCAGCTTGTGCT GTTGCAGAAATCAGTCGAGTCCTTCGCCCTGGGGGTGTTTTTGTTGGTTCTACTTTCATAGCAGATGTTCTTCCACCAGTAATCCCATTACTGAGGATTGGACGCCCG TACATTGA